One segment of Cetobacterium sp. NK01 DNA contains the following:
- the plsY gene encoding glycerol-3-phosphate 1-O-acyltransferase PlsY, whose amino-acid sequence MKFLIFAIIAYIFGSLPCGVWLGKGTKNIDIREHGSKNSGATNAYRILGPKYGIMVLILDALKGYIPLYIASSFGIDGIYIIVLGLVAILGHTFSFFLQFKGGKGVATSLGVFLFLMPKVVGILVLVFILVVGISKYISLGSVVCAALLPILAYFMPVRDAETRMPLVFISLLVGVFVIYKHKANIQRLMEGKENKFNLK is encoded by the coding sequence TTGAAGTTTTTAATATTTGCAATAATAGCATATATATTTGGTTCATTACCTTGTGGGGTATGGTTAGGGAAAGGAACTAAAAATATAGATATAAGAGAGCACGGAAGTAAAAATTCAGGAGCAACAAATGCATATAGAATTTTAGGACCAAAGTATGGTATAATGGTTCTTATACTAGATGCTTTAAAAGGATACATTCCACTTTATATAGCTAGTTCATTTGGTATAGATGGAATATATATTATAGTATTAGGATTGGTAGCTATATTGGGTCATACTTTTTCATTCTTTTTACAGTTTAAAGGTGGAAAGGGTGTGGCAACAAGTTTAGGTGTTTTTCTTTTTCTAATGCCAAAAGTAGTTGGAATTTTAGTTTTAGTGTTTATATTAGTTGTAGGAATAAGTAAATATATATCTTTAGGATCAGTTGTATGTGCTGCATTACTTCCAATTTTAGCATATTTTATGCCAGTGAGAGATGCAGAAACAAGAATGCCTTTAGTTTTCATATCTTTACTTGTTGGAGTGTTTGTAATATATAAACATAAAGCAAATATTCAAAGACTTATGGAAGGAAAAGAGAATAAATTTAATTTAAAGTAA
- the rsmH gene encoding 16S rRNA (cytosine(1402)-N(4))-methyltransferase RsmH — MHEIESEYHIPVLYYETLENLITDKDGVYVDCTLGGGGHSEGILKELGENGKLISIDQDDQAIEFAKKRLEKYGKKWSVFKNNFENIETVLYMAGVDKVTGILMDIGVSSTQLDDPERGFSYRYDTKLDMRMNRDADLSAYEVVNDYEEGELTRIFFEYGEDRFARKVARLICQRREEKPIETTGELVDIIRKAYPPRSEKHPAKKVFQAIRIEVNRELEVLKNAITKSFNSLEKGGRLAIITFHSLEDRIVKNMFRDLCTGCKCPKEIPICVCNEVPKGKLVNRKPITSGQDELKFNNRAHSAKLRVIEKL, encoded by the coding sequence ATGCACGAAATAGAAAGTGAATACCACATACCAGTTTTATATTATGAGACATTAGAAAATTTAATAACTGATAAGGATGGAGTATATGTAGACTGTACCCTAGGAGGAGGAGGACACTCAGAGGGAATACTAAAAGAACTAGGAGAAAATGGAAAGTTAATATCAATAGACCAAGATGATCAAGCTATTGAATTTGCTAAAAAAAGATTAGAAAAATATGGGAAAAAATGGTCTGTTTTTAAAAATAACTTTGAAAATATAGAGACTGTTTTATATATGGCCGGAGTAGATAAAGTAACAGGTATTCTTATGGATATAGGAGTATCTTCAACACAATTAGACGATCCAGAAAGAGGGTTCTCATATAGATATGATACAAAATTAGATATGAGAATGAATAGAGATGCAGATCTTTCAGCATATGAAGTAGTAAATGACTACGAAGAGGGAGAATTAACAAGAATTTTCTTTGAATATGGCGAAGATAGATTTGCTAGAAAAGTAGCAAGATTAATATGCCAAAGAAGAGAAGAAAAGCCTATTGAAACAACAGGAGAGCTTGTAGATATAATACGAAAAGCATATCCACCTAGAAGTGAAAAACACCCAGCTAAAAAGGTTTTCCAAGCTATTAGAATAGAAGTGAATAGAGAGTTAGAAGTTTTGAAAAATGCTATAACAAAATCATTTAATAGTTTAGAAAAAGGTGGACGTTTAGCAATAATAACATTCCATTCTTTAGAGGATAGAATTGTTAAAAATATGTTTAGAGATTTGTGTACAGGATGTAAATGTCCTAAAGAAATTCCAATATGTGTTTGTAATGAGGTGCCAAAAGGAAAATTAGTTAATAGAAAACCAATTACTTCAGGACAAGATGAACTAAAGTTTAATAATAGAGCGCACTCAGCAAAACTAAGAGTTATTGAAAAATTATAA
- the rlmD gene encoding 23S rRNA (uracil(1939)-C(5))-methyltransferase RlmD, producing MKLEKGQIIEIKIDKIVYGGEGLGYYNNEFAMFVPMSVPGDLLKVEIISLKKSYGRALIKEILSPGEERIKDLNYITFEDFQGCDFGMLDYSAQLKYKKEMVEDVVRRIGKNTEVLIEDTLESPIEKNYRNKVIEPFSLKGKEIITGFFKRKSHDVFQVEDNMLNSVLGNRIIEELKNILNRKNIKVYDEKKHIGLLRHVMVRTNSFNEAMLVLIINDKSISENIKEILKEVMDKVKEIKSVYVSLNDRKTNVAIGNKNILIYGEKTIKEDISGIHFNISPTSFFQINVEQTKRLYELAISMFENIENKKVVDAYAGTGTIGMILSKKAKKVYSIEIVESAVKDGIQTAKENEIKNVEFICGDVNKELGKLIKLEAVDSIILDPPRKGIDEESLLNISKVGIKEIVYISCNPSTFARDIEILEKEGYKLVRVKPVDMFPQTSHIEVVGRLIKK from the coding sequence ATGAAGTTAGAAAAAGGACAAATAATTGAAATAAAAATAGACAAAATAGTTTATGGCGGAGAGGGCTTAGGTTATTATAACAATGAATTTGCTATGTTTGTACCTATGTCAGTTCCAGGAGATCTTTTAAAAGTAGAAATAATATCTTTAAAAAAGAGTTATGGAAGAGCTTTAATAAAAGAGATTCTTTCACCAGGAGAAGAAAGAATAAAGGATTTAAATTACATTACTTTTGAAGATTTTCAAGGGTGTGATTTTGGAATGTTAGACTATAGTGCTCAATTGAAATATAAAAAAGAGATGGTAGAGGATGTAGTTAGAAGAATAGGGAAAAATACAGAGGTATTAATTGAAGATACATTGGAATCTCCTATTGAAAAAAATTATAGAAATAAAGTAATAGAACCATTTTCTTTAAAAGGGAAAGAGATTATAACTGGATTTTTTAAAAGAAAAAGTCATGACGTATTTCAAGTTGAAGATAATATGTTAAATTCAGTTCTAGGTAATAGAATAATAGAGGAATTAAAAAATATTTTAAATAGAAAAAATATAAAAGTCTATGATGAGAAAAAGCATATAGGATTATTAAGACATGTAATGGTTAGAACAAACTCTTTCAATGAGGCTATGTTAGTATTGATAATAAATGATAAATCAATTTCTGAAAATATAAAAGAAATTTTAAAAGAAGTAATGGATAAAGTTAAAGAGATCAAATCTGTTTATGTATCTTTAAATGATAGAAAAACAAATGTAGCTATTGGAAATAAAAATATACTTATCTATGGAGAAAAAACAATAAAAGAGGATATATCTGGAATACATTTTAATATATCTCCAACTTCATTTTTTCAAATAAACGTAGAACAGACTAAAAGATTATATGAGTTAGCTATAAGTATGTTTGAAAATATTGAAAATAAAAAAGTTGTAGATGCATATGCAGGAACAGGAACAATAGGAATGATACTATCTAAGAAAGCTAAAAAAGTTTATTCTATTGAGATAGTAGAATCAGCAGTAAAAGATGGAATTCAAACTGCAAAAGAAAATGAAATTAAAAATGTAGAATTTATATGTGGGGATGTAAATAAAGAGTTAGGGAAATTGATAAAATTAGAAGCTGTAGATTCAATAATATTAGATCCTCCAAGAAAAGGTATCGATGAAGAAAGTCTACTAAATATATCTAAAGTTGGAATAAAGGAGATAGTTTATATCTCTTGTAATCCTTCAACTTTTGCAAGGGATATTGAAATCTTAGAAAAAGAGGGATATAAATTAGTTAGAGTAAAGCCAGTCGATATGTTTCCTCAAACAAGTCATATAGAGGTAGTTGGAAGATTAATTAAAAAATAG
- a CDS encoding YggT family protein, whose translation MGLIYRIINLAFEIMNILILIRIVISWLAPYSRNDFTNLVYALTEPILKPFRTLIPMGNVRIDLSPVLAYFALKILRYIIFYLL comes from the coding sequence ATGGGATTAATTTACAGAATTATAAATTTAGCTTTTGAAATTATGAATATACTTATATTGATAAGAATAGTAATCTCTTGGTTAGCACCGTATTCAAGAAATGATTTTACAAATCTTGTATATGCTTTAACAGAGCCAATTTTAAAACCATTTAGAACTTTAATACCAATGGGAAATGTTAGAATAGATTTATCACCAGTATTGGCTTATTTTGCTTTGAAGATTCTAAGATATATTATTTTTTATTTATTATAA